In Cotesia glomerata isolate CgM1 linkage group LG8, MPM_Cglom_v2.3, whole genome shotgun sequence, the sequence TATTAACTTTTTATGCTTACTGACTTAATTGGAAAACCGAAtagaaatgattaaattaaatggtaaaaattaactacggaacatttattttaaatcgttttaatttgtttttaattatttagcgcgaaattgcatttttttttatagtaaaaaatattttttttcttactaaaatcattaattttcaaaaaaactaaatttttttttaataaaattcttaataaataaaaattatcaaatttaaattaaactaagtaaataaaatataatgaaaaaaaaaataatttaataaagttttaattattcaaaaatttataagaatttttattaagtataaatataacaattgaaaaaaaattgatacttTAGGTGACgcataatattaaattaaaacattgaGGTTCGAATCCTGGCTAAGTCCGgtccacttttttttttattaaaattttaactttaacagattaaaattaaatatttcaatttatttaaaaattaattgaagatcatacaattaaaaaaaaatttttttacaattattttgttgaatttaaattgccaataataaatttccaatttattgttaaataaaatcttccaaaacataaaaattttttttttaagacaccaGAGAACCTTaattgaaattgtaaaaaaataaataaataaataccacAATgtcacttaaaataaaaatgaaatataatcaaaattgttaaatattaattaatgttacatcatttgttgtttttaataaaattttaattattaataaatttctatttttataaagtatgaaaataattattaaaaaaaatattgatattctaGGTGACGcacaatattaaattgaaagaTTCAGGTTCGAATCTTGGCTAGGTCCagtccaatttttttttgttttttttttttaattaaaattttaacttttactgattaaaattaaaaatttcaatttatttaaaaattatttcaaagatcatgtaattaaaataaaaaataaaaaaaaattgatattttaggtgacgcataaaattaaattgaaagatTCAGGTTCGAATCCTGGCTAGGTcaattccatttttttttatcgaaattttaatttttaaaattctgatagattaaaataaaaaattaatttcaaatcataataaaacaaattttttttataattgttaaataaattccaaaaaataaaattttttctaaaaaagtaaaaaataaataaataaataccacAATGTCagttaacataaaaataatcttgttGAACGTACAAAATGTCAACAACAATCAttataaatctatttataaacataaaataatatttacaatagaattataatttaagtagtaataataaaatttttttttacactattGTAAAttccaatttaaaataattacaataattatttatatttatatttattatttataagtatatGCAGATTCAAATAAAGATAACACATGTGTCCTTATATATAAGATAGATAATTACAATAGCCTGTGCAAATCTGCGGGAATTTGTGTTGCTTTCATAGATAAATCCTTGagctaaaatttatttcttaaaaattttttccaatttaaattcttaaatttcgtcaaaaatattttaactgaCAAATTAAATCCCCggcttgaaataaaaaaaaaaaaatcttcaaccTCGTCTAGATTTCAATGAGTAATTACAAATGATTTACGATCTCGATAAAAGCTACTGTCTTCCgtgtttattatattttatttaaaatataaaatatttatccgGAACACGCGAAGAAACGTCGGGTATAAAAAAGAACGGCATTAAAGTAAAGTAACTATTTCATAACACATCGGAGTTTAATGTAAGGAGGAACAAGTaacaagtttatttttatccgtAGGCTGGCTGAAAAATCCGTACgggaattttaaaaagaagaaataaggataaatttatttatttattgagagtAAGTGAGAAAATGAAGACTAAAGTGGCTAAAACAAAACTGGTTCCACCGGACGGAGGATGGGGATGGGTTGTTCTTTTTTCTGCTCTTCTTGTTAACTTCCTGATACCCGGCACGGTAAAGTCCTTTGGAGTCCTCTTTGTCGAATTCCTCCAGGTATTTAAGGCCTCACCTACTGCCGCTTCGTGGATGCCTGCGTTATGTTACTTTCTTTACAGTTCATTGGGTAAGTTTATCTTTTATTACCTATTTATTATACGGAAAAAGGTTTTATGTGGTTATTTGTGCGGTTTTTGGATAGtaaaattagtatttttaggttttgttttatcaaaaaaaaaattgttatgacttttttatgttaatttatgttttattaaatgaaaatatgtTTAGGAGATAATTTGGTCtcatttaagaaaaattttaaaatttacttatatttttaaaattaactctcttATAGCGAGAAAGTTTTGagaccatgcgccacctgttggcaatttttagaactaaatttaggtaaaaaaattatatatgaccaaATTAGaccagaaaataatttttttttttttgacgaaaaaagtatttttaattggacatttttatagaaaaaaaaaaaattttttttaaaaagtaatagtaattttttttttagaaatttccatgttgattattgttttaattgaaaatatggTCGGTAAATagtttaatgttaaataaggtcttgttaaaaaaaaaattaaaaatttacttacatTTTGAAACTTAACTCTCTTTTAACGAGAAAGTTTTAAGACCATACGCCACCTGTTGGAATTTTTTAGGATTAAAtccagtcaaaaaaattataaatgaccatattaaaaaaagaaaataatataaaaatttataaaaagtaattttaattttttatttgaaatttttcatgttaaataatgttttattgaataaaagtatGTTTAGTAGATgattttaagttaaataaggtcttatttagaaaaaaattaaaatttagttataTTTTGAAACTTAACTCCCTTATAgcgagaaaattttaagaccatgcgccacctgttggcaatttttagaactaaatttggttgaaaaattatatttaagcATTTATGACCATATTAGACcagataatgattttttgtgaCGAAAgaagtattattaattgtagatttttagaataaaaaattaatttattataatttttttttatgttaattaatgTTTCATTAATTAGAAATATGTTTAGTAGATgattttaagttaaataaaattttatttaagaaaaataaaaaatttaattatattttgaaactTAACTCTCTTATAGCGAGAAAGTTTTGagaccatgcgccacctgttgaaaatttttagtaccAAATttgatcgaaaaattatatatgaccatatTAGACTGATTAATGATTTATCGTGATAaagaaagtatttttaatggtacaattttataataaaaaaaaaaaaaaatacaataatttataaaaagtaattagaattttttatttgaaattttttatgttaattaatgttttgtcaaataaaaatatgtttagtagatgattttatattatatgagaccttatttgaaaaagatattaaaatttacttatattttaaaacttaactTTCTTATAGCGAGAATGTTTTAAGACCATGCGCCGcctgttggaaatttttagtactaaatttatttaaaaaattaaatacaggCACATATGACCATATTAGACCGGCTAAAATATAgacatatctatatatttttaagtatattataaataatataaaattgcaatttctttatttttaggGCCATTATCCAGtgtattatcaataaaatattcctACAAAACAGTAACGCTAATTGGAGGGACTTTTGCAGCTGTTGGAATGATGACCAGTTACTTCGCTACCTCTGTATCTTATTTATACGTTAGGTAATACCAAAAATTctcatatttttacaaaaaaaatcttcgattttcttagcaggaagttgaaaatttcctttctaactaaaaatatttattaaactctTAGAAATTTTCCTATCCTAAAAAGAAGCTATCCTTAAAAACTCCAACGAAACCTTGATGCCTCGTAAGATCAAGAAAAAATTccactatttatttataggtGCATATTTCTTTACTGattttcccaaaattaaattaatatcttcTCAAAAATAacctcaaaatttttgtttccaGCTACGGCCTGATGGTCGGCATCGGAGCGGGTCTAACCTTTCCTCCAACAATCTACATAGTAACAGCGTACTTCGAGCGCCTGCGCGGACTCGCCAACGGCCTGTGTATATCAGGGAGCGCAATTGGTACAATAGTATTACCACCATTTCTTCAATACCTCCTGAACCATTTCGGCCACCGGTAAAAACGCTTCGACTCTGACTTACCCTTAAAAAACTAACttctataatttttcagaGGCGCTGTGCTGATAATGGGAGCCCTGACCCTCAACACACTAGTCTGCGCCCTGCTTTACCACCCGGTGAGCGAGCACATGAAAGAAGTTCCAGTAGAGGGCATTGACAACGCCGCAATGACACTCGACGAGCCGATAATCGAGCCGAAGATTACCGAAAGAAAGTCACGGCCTGAAACTCCGAACAATTCGAACCACGATCGTCTCACTGAATTGTcaaaatatcttgaaaaaaatctCAACCCGCCATCTATGACTGTTGTCAATGAAAATGATGATGAAAATGTGCTAAACCAATCCAAGTTCCAGGAACCAAACAATGTTCCAAGAACCAAGTTCCAGGAACCGAACCATGTTCTAGGAACTGAGTTCCAGGAACCGAAACATGTTCCAGGAACCAAGTTCCAGGAACCCAATCATGTTGTAGGAACCAAGTTTGAAAACCCGAACTATGTTCCAGGAATCGAGTTCCAGGAACAAAACCAAGTTTTAAGAACCGAGTTCCAGGAACTGAACATTGTTCCAGGAACCACGTTCCAAGAACATAATGTTCCAAGAACCGAGTTCCAAAAACCGTACCATGTTCCAGAAACAGAGTTCCAGGAACCGAACCAAGTTTTAGGAACCGAGTTCCAGGAACCGAACCATGTTCCAGGAACCAAGTTCCAGGAACCGGAACATGAAAAGAACGAAATAGTTCTACCAATAGATGCTGTAGCGCTTAGTCGTACAAATTCTACCCGAGTTAGCAAAAAGAACTTCCATCTTTCCCGCCATGGCAGCATTGTCTCCGAAATGGGGCCAGTTGCCCTCAGCCCCAGGAACAATGTTCCGGGGCTGTTCCGGCGGTTCTTCAAGACTCCGAAGAAAACTCGTGGCAAGAACAAGAACAAGCTCGAACAAGACGAAACTTCTCAAAGAACCGGAACCATAGCAAGCACCGACTCGAGCGCCACCATCGCCAGTTCCGAGTCGAGCGCCACCATCGCCAGTTCCGAGTCCAGCGCCACCATCAGCAGTTCCGACTCCAGTTCCACGGTAGACAACAAGTTCTTCGACTTCAGTGTACTCCGCGATCCactttatataattattttgatctcTAATTCAACTTCCGCCATTAGTAACACCAATTTTATGATCTTGCTGCCATCTTACGCGATTTCTGAAGGCTTTGACAAGAACATGTCCGCCCTGTTGCTGTCTATAGTCTCTGCGTTGGATCTGGTGGGCCGCATAGGTGGCGCTTCGCTCTCGGACATTGACTTTGTGccaaagtattattattttgtggGAGGGTTAGGATTGAGTGGAATTGCGCTTGCGCTGTTACCAATGGCGACTTCTTATATGATGTTGTCGTTTTTTTGTGCACTTTTTGGACTTTCTTCGGGGATGTATATTGGAATTACTACCGTCATCTTGGCGGACATGTTAGGAACGGAGAAATTAAGTTCTTCATATGGAATTTCTTTGTTTGTTAATGGCGTACTGCAGTTGGTTGGACCGCCGGTCTGTGGCGCCATCTATGAAAGAGTCGGGACTtataaaccgatttttttgGCTTTCGGGATTATTTTGATACTTGGCACGGCTCTGTGGGCTGTTGTGCCGCTTATTAAGAGGAAGCCTAAGGAACAACAAGAGGAAtgatgtttcttttttttttttttttttgtaggttAAATAGgttaaattttagttgaaaaaaaaaggttttcaTTTTGCccgcattttttttatctagtCATATTTTAAGGTGTACAAACGAATGACAGAATTTACTTTGGATTGTTTTTGAGAAAAGttggttctttttttttgattttttgagttgaacaaataattaagAGGACTGGCAGCTTTTTAGTATGgtagaaaaattcatttaatttatattaaattaagaataaattataacaaggcagtctaattaaaaaaattatttttttcattaattaaaaataattttgtggtTTAATTttaggttaaaaaaattttataatttttttacttttgaatttatattgttaaaagaatttattatgataagtatttaggcagcattcaaaaataaatacataattaagaaatgacgttgtatcttgtgaattattgacatttttaaagatataagttcatcttgatgttacactcatcgagacctttcatttgagtacccacatcaatttttcataaattttatatatttatatatattatatatatgtatacatgaaaaatatcgaaaaatgcatgtgggtactcaaatgaaaggtcttgacgagtgtaacatcgaaatgagcttatatctttaaaaatatcaataattaagaaatgaccttgtatcttgtcaactaatgacatttttaaagatgtaagctcatcttgatgttacactcatcaagacctatcatttgagtacccacatcaatttttcatatattttatatatttatatattttacaaataccatatgtataaaatatataaaaaatgccatgtcggtacttaaattaaaggtcttgatgagtgtagcatcaagacgagcttatatctttaaaaatatcaataattaagaaattacattatatcttgtcaattaatgacattttccacgatataagctcaccccgacctTACACTCAtgaagacctttcatttgagtacccacatcaacttgccatatattttatatatttatatatattatatatatgtatatataaaaaatatatcaaaatgcatgtgggtacttaaatgaaagctcttgacgagtgtaacatcgaaatgagcttatatctttaaaaatatcaataattaagaaatgaccttgtatcttgtcaactaatgacatttttaaagatgtaagctcatcttgatgttacactcatgaagacctttcatttgagtacccacatcaacttgccatatattttatatatctatatatattatatatatctatatatattatatatatgtatatatgaaaaatatatcaaaaatgcatgtgggtactcaaatgaaagctcttgaaaagtataacatcaaaatgagcttatatcttaaaaaacatcaatatttaagtaaatacagtgcaatttaacaaaaatcattgtttaacaaagcaaaattttatttatttatagtttactaTAGCAGTTACGTAGTGACTGTAAGTTTGctagttagttattaaaaaaaaaattttagaataatcaaaaattaatcaataattattaaaaacagcTAACagtcttcttaattatttaaagtggaaaaattaatagaattaattttgttttttttttataacattactctaataattttctattttacacTACGCCATTTACAAGAGACTCacgtataataataattattatcatctaCATTTTATCAATGATATCGCACTAAATCCgcattttaattacttaaaaataataaaaaaaatttttttatgagaattaacattaaaaaaaaaaaaatttttaattttaaattttaaacaaaatacgGATTTAGCGCACTTACTCGTTATTAAGTAGAATTTGATAGTTCTCTGTTAACTATACACAGAATTGCTCAATTCCTAgttttatatacattaagtattaagtataataattaataaaaaaataattaaaaaaacttataaaaattattgctgaattattttcaattccaaaaaattttaaagatataattgtAAATGATAAGCGTTATTTATCAGTAagtattagaaaatttttttacagatttttttttaaggtccATTGGCCGGTTCCTTGCGACCAGTAAATGAAACTATGCTCCTGATGCCTTTTACAGAAgcctaaaatttaaaagcaaACCGAAGAATCTTCATTTAATTAGGTAGatcaattgttaattaattttggtttatttttaaaccgGGGGTTTAATTTGGGGGCATAgttacctttttttttgatcCGTTTAGGTAGTCTTTGTACATTTCTGAACGCAGGTAACGTGAATAACTGTCGCTTTTCATTAAGTGATATACATGagcctaaaaatttattttttaattaaatataaattgaaaaaaaaaaaaaatttactaagaattttttttactaattaattaaattattaatggtAATTTAAGTGGGGatcaaagataaatttttctataaatgaTTTGAGGGTAAAAATCTATAAGCTTcaagataaataatatttatataataataaaaattatctatataagaaaaattttgtctagatacataattaagaaatggccttgtatcttgtgaactattgacatttttaaagatataagctcattctgatgttacactcatcgagacctttcatttgagtacccacatcaatttttcatatgttttaaatatttatatatatatcatatatatgtatatatataaaatatataaaaatttccatgtgggtactcaaatgaaaggtctcgatgagtgtaaaatcggaatgagcttatatctttgaaaatgtcaataattgagaaatgaccgtgtatcttgtgaactattgacatttttgaagatataagctcattctgatgttatactcattgagacctttcatttgagtacccacatcaatttttcatatattttatatatttagatatattacatatacatatgtatatatataaaatatataaaaatttccatgtgggtactcaaatgaatggtctcaatgagtgtaaaatcggaatgagcttatatctttgaaaatgtcaataattgagaaatgaccttatatctggtcaactattgacatttttaaagatataaattcaCTCTAATATTACGCTcaccgagacctttcatttgagtacctacatgaatttttcatatattttatatatttatatatattatatatatataaatatatgaataatatatcaaaaatgcatgtgggtactcatatgaaaggtcttgatcagtgtaacatcaggatgagcttatatctttaaaaatatcaataattaagaaatgaccttatatctggtcaactattgacatttttaacgatataaacTCACTCTAAcattacgctcatcgagacctttcatttgagtacctacatgaatttttcatatattttatataattgtatatataaatatatgaataatatatcaaaaatgcatgtgggtactcatatgaaaggtcttgatcagtgtatcatcaggatgagcttatatatttaaaaatatcaataattaataaatgatcttgtatcttgtaaactattgacatttttaaagatataagcttatcccgatgttacactcattgagacctttcatttgagtacccacatcaagtttttatatatttatatattacatataaatatattaaatattatagatatgtatatatgaaaaatatatcagaaatgcatgtgggtactcaaatgaaagctcttgatgagtgttacatcaggattagcttatatcttaaaaaatctcaatattcaagaaagtacagtgcaatttaacaaaattcattatttaataaagcaaaatttcattaatttatagttcactaaggcagtcacgtagtgactgcaaggttgctagttatttattatttaatcatgttttagaaaaaaaaaattcttaatccagcaaacaaatttcttaaaatttttttttcttattaattttttcatttttaaataactgcacttataatttattatagcttcaaaatatataattttcaaaataaat encodes:
- the LOC123270897 gene encoding monocarboxylate transporter 5-like — encoded protein: MKTKVAKTKLVPPDGGWGWVVLFSALLVNFLIPGTVKSFGVLFVEFLQVFKASPTAASWMPALCYFLYSSLGPLSSVLSIKYSYKTVTLIGGTFAAVGMMTSYFATSVSYLYVSYGLMVGIGAGLTFPPTIYIVTAYFERLRGLANGLCISGSAIGTIVLPPFLQYLLNHFGHRGAVLIMGALTLNTLVCALLYHPVSEHMKEVPVEGIDNAAMTLDEPIIEPKITERKSRPETPNNSNHDRLTELSKYLEKNLNPPSMTVVNENDDENVLNQSKFQEPNNVPRTKFQEPNHVLGTEFQEPKHVPGTKFQEPNHVVGTKFENPNYVPGIEFQEQNQVLRTEFQELNIVPGTTFQEHNVPRTEFQKPYHVPETEFQEPNQVLGTEFQEPNHVPGTKFQEPEHEKNEIVLPIDAVALSRTNSTRVSKKNFHLSRHGSIVSEMGPVALSPRNNVPGLFRRFFKTPKKTRGKNKNKLEQDETSQRTGTIASTDSSATIASSESSATIASSESSATISSSDSSSTVDNKFFDFSVLRDPLYIIILISNSTSAISNTNFMILLPSYAISEGFDKNMSALLLSIVSALDLVGRIGGASLSDIDFVPKYYYFVGGLGLSGIALALLPMATSYMMLSFFCALFGLSSGMYIGITTVILADMLGTEKLSSSYGISLFVNGVLQLVGPPVCGAIYERVGTYKPIFLAFGIILILGTALWAVVPLIKRKPKEQQEE